A single Mangifera indica cultivar Alphonso chromosome 20, CATAS_Mindica_2.1, whole genome shotgun sequence DNA region contains:
- the LOC123204022 gene encoding methylsterol monooxygenase 1-1-like → MLPYSTLEEATTALGRNLTFAETLWFNYSAQKSDYYLYCHNILFLFVIFSVVPLPTVLIELLGSSNFDKYKIQPKVRLSFSEMFRCYKDVMRMFFLVVGPLQLVSYPAIKMVGIRIGLPLPSGWEIFVQLAVYFVVEDYTNYWIHRFLHAKWGYEKIHRVHHEYSAPISYAAPYAHWAEVLILGIPSFLGPAIVPGHMITFWLWIALRQIEAIETHSGYDFPWTPTKYIPFYGGAEYHDYHHFVGGQSQSNFASVFTYCDFIYGTDKGYRYQKKVLSKMKEELRGIGEQNGGYYQDLKLE, encoded by the exons ATGCTGCCCTACTCAACTCTCGAAGAAGCCACCACGGCTCTGGGTCGGAACCTGACGTTTGCGGAGACTTTATGGTTCAATTACTCGGCTCAAAAATCGGATTACTATCTCTACTGCCACAACATTCTGTTTCTATTTGTGATCTTTTCTGTTGTGCCTCTTCCCACGGTGCTGATTGAACTACTGGGATCTAGTAATTTTGATAAGTACAAGATTCAGCCTAAAGTTAGGCTCTCTTTTTCTGAGATGTTTCGGTGTTACAAGGATGTTATGCGCATGTTTTTTCTTGTTGTTGGCCCGCTTCAGCTCGTGTCTTATCCCGCCATCAAG ATGGTTGGGATTAGAATTGGGTTGCCATTGCCATCGGGGTGGGAGATTTTCGTGCAATTGGCAGTGTACTTTGTGGTGGAGGATTATACAAATTATTGGATCCATAGATTTCTCCATGCGAAATGGGGTTATGAGAAAATCCACCGTGTTCACCATGAATACTCTGCTCCAATTTCATATGCTGCGCCATATGCGCATTGGGCTGAGGTTTTGATACTTGGGATTCCATCTTTTCTGGGTCCGGCAATTGTTCCTGGCCACATGATTACTTTCTGGTTGTGGATTGCTTTGCGGCAGATTGAGGCCATTGAGACTCATAGTGG GTATGACTTCCCCTGGACTCCTACAAAGTACATTCCATTTTATGGTGGTGCAGAGTACCATGACTATCATCATTTCGTGGGAGGACAAAGCCAGAGCAACTTTGCTTCTGTTTTCACCTATTGCGATTTCATTTATGGAACTGATAAG ggcTATCGCTATCAAAAGAAGGTCCTTAGCAAG ATGAAAGAGGAGTTAAGAGGAATTGGTGAACAGAATGGAGGGTATTATCAAGATCTTAAATTGGAGTAA